In Pyrus communis chromosome 1, drPyrComm1.1, whole genome shotgun sequence, the following are encoded in one genomic region:
- the LOC137717845 gene encoding kinesin-like protein KIN-7B, with protein sequence MMPGTPATPSTKVRRTPCSTPGGSKVSEEKILVTVRLRPLNRREQALYDLIAWDCLDEHTIVFKNPNHERPSNSYTFDKVFGPMCSTQKVYEEGAKDVALSALTGMNATIFAYGQTSSGKTFTMRGITENAVRDIFEHIKNTPEREFVLKFSALEIYNETVVDLLKRKSGSLRLLDDSEKGTIVDKPQEEIVQNGEHLRHLIGICEAQRQVGETSLNDKSSRSHQIIRLTIESSLRESSGSMKAFGASLNLVDLAGSERASQTNADGTRLKEGSHINRSLLTLTTVIRKLSGGKRSGHIPYRDSKLTRLLQSSLGGNARTAIICTISPALSHVEQTRNTLSFATSAKEVTNSAKINMKEVARLEAELRSPKPSYLRSILEEKDLKIQQMEREMEELKRERDLAQSLLESERKAKKVQKGSEQCGPSGQVARCLSFPGENEIVPSHSRDTPVTPRSRTRGANRRKAMVRRSVTSTDPSMLVNEIRKLEQRQKQLGDEANRALEVLHKEVASHQLGNKETAETIAKLLSEIKEIQAVRSISEESVTGDGANLKDEISRWQTQAEDIKSLERKLENVQKSIDQLVISFSNSEEIPECKAPSKKKKILPFNLSNSPNMQHLIRSPCSPLNPSRRVMEYETENKVPENNDAMPSDETAAGRYKVTPPKSDENGTRKSSKEGSPGVQYSNTVNVKKMERMFKNAAEENIRSIKSYVTELKERVTKLSYQKHLLLCQVIALEKDQDAVIDEMDNIDESLPGTWELTFEEDRKEIIMLWHLCHVSIIHRTQFYLLFKGEPSDQIYMEVELRRLQWLEQHFSDLGNASPALLGDEPAGSVAASIKALKQEREYLAKRVSSKLTADEREILYAKWEIPPGGKQRRLQLVNKLWTDPHNMQNVQESAEIVAKLVGFCESGEHISKEMFELNFAHPSDKKTWMGWNLISNLLNL encoded by the exons CCACTAAACCGCAGAGAGCAGGCGTTGTATGATCTTATAGCTTGGGACTGCTTGGATGAGCACACTATCGTATTCAAGAACCCGAATCATGAGCGGCCCTCAAACTCCTACACCTTTG ATAAGGTTTTTGGCCCGATGTGCTCAACTCAGAAGGTTTATGAAGAAGGAGCCAAGGATGTTGCTTTATCTGCACTTACAGGAATGAACG CAACAATATTTGCGTATGGACAAACTAGTAGTGGTAAGACATTTACCATGAGAGGAATCACCGAAAATGCAGTGAGGGACATCTTCGAACACATCAAGAAT ACGCCAGAAAGGGAGTTTGTTCTGAAATTTTCTGCTTTGGAGATATATAATGAAACTGTTGTTGACCTCCTGAAACGCAAATCAGGCTCGCTTCGGCTTTTGGATGACTCCGAG AAAGGGACCATCGTGGACAAGCCACAGGAAGAAATTGTTCAGAATGGCGAACATTTGAGGCACTTAATTGGAATTTGTGAAG CTCAGAGGCAAGTGGGAGAAACTTCTCTAAATGACAAAAGCTCAAGATCGCATCAGATAATCAGGCTG ACCATAGAAAGCAGCCTCCGGGAGAGTTCAGGGTCCATGAAAGCTTTTGGAGCCAGTTTG AACCTTGTGGACCTTGCTGGAAGTGAACGCGCCTCCCAAACGAATGCAGATGGTACAAGATTGAAGGAAGGTAGTCATATTAACCGTAGCTTGTTGACACTCACAACTGTTATCAGGAAGCTAAG CGGTGGAAAAAGAAGTGGTCACATACCATACAGGGATTCAAAACTTACACGATTACTGCAGTCGTCACTTGGGGGAAATGCTCGGACAGCTATTATATGTACCATAAGCCCAGCTTTAAGTCATGTAGAGCAAACAAGGAACACACTCTCATTCGCAACTAGTGCCAAGGAAGTCACGAACAGTGCGAAAATAAACATG AAGGAAGTAGCCAGACTTGAAGCAGAGTTACGAAGTCCAAAGCCTTCTTATTTGAGGTCTATACTAGAAGAAAAGGACTTGAAAATCCAACAG ATGGAAAGGGAAATGGAAGAGCTAAAGCGAGAAAGAGACCTCGCACAATCACTACTTGAATCAGAACGCAAAGCAAAGAAAGTGCAGAAG GGGTCGGAACAATGTGGACCTTCTGGTCAAGTCGCTAGGTGTCTTTCTTTTCCTGGAGAGAATGAAATAGTTCCTTCTCATAGTAGAGATACTCCAGTAACTCCACGGTCCCGAACCAGAGGTGCAAACCGAAGAAAGGCTATGGTAAGGAGATCAGTTACTTCTACAGATCCATCCATGCTTGTGAATGAAATTCGAAAACTTGAGCAAAGACAGAAGCAGCTTGGTGATGAGGCAAATCGAGCACTTGAAGTACTGCATAAGGAAGTAGCCTCACATCAGCTCGGAAATAAAGAAACTGCTGAAACTATAGCAAAGCTTCTGTCTGAAATAAAGGAAATACAAGCTGTTAGATCCATTTCAGAAGAATCTGTGACCGGAGATGGGGCCAACCTGAAAGATGAGATCAGTCGTTGGCAAACCCAGGCAGAAGATATTAAATCTTTAGAAAGGAAGCTTGAGAATGTTCAGAAATCGATAGACCAGCTGGTTATTTCATTTTCAAATAGTGAGGAAATTCCAGAATGCAAGGCCCCgtcaaaaaagaagaagattctTCCTTTCAACTTGAGCAATAGTCCAAACATGCAGCACCTAATTCGCTCCCCTTGCTCACCTCTGAACCCTTCTCGTAGAGTGATGGAATATGAGACTGAAAACAAGGTTCCTGAGAACAACGATGCTATGCCTAGTGATGAAACCGCGGCTGGGAGATACAAAGTTACTCCACCAAAGAGTGACGAAAATGGTACCCGTAAGTCATCCAAAGAGGGAAGTCCTGGTGTGCAGTATTCAAACACAGTTAATGTAAAGAAAATGGAGAGGATGTTCAAGAATGCTGCCGAGGAGAATATACGGAGCATTAAATCTTATGTGACTGAGTTAAAAGAACGGGTGACGAAGCTTTCATACCAAAAGCACCTTCTGTTGTGCCAG GTTATTGCATTGGAGAAAGATCAAGACGCTGTGATCGATGAGATGGATAATATAGATGAATCTCTTCCTGGGACATGGGAGTTGACTTTTGAGGAGGATAGGAAGGAAATCATCATGCTGTGGCACCTGTGCCATGTCTCGATCATACACCGCACCCAGTTTTATCTGTTATTCAAGGGAGAACCTTCTGACCAGATCTACATGGAAGTCGAACTCAGAAGATTGCAATGGTTGGAGCAACACTTCTCGGATCTTGGAAATGCAAGCCCCGCGCTTTTAGGGGATGAACCAGCAGGCTCCGTTGCAGCAAG CATCAAGGCTCTCAAGCAAGAGAGGGAGTATTTAGCTAAGAGGGTGAGTTCTAAACTGACAGCGGACGAGAGAGAAATATTGTATGCGAAATGGGAGATTCCGCCCGGAGGGAAACAGAGGAGGCTGCAGCTGGTGAACAAGTTGTGGACAGACCCCCATAACATGCAAAACGTGCAGGAAAGCGCTGAAATTGTTGCGAAGCTGGTGGGCTTCTGTGAATCGGGTGAGCACATTAGCAAGGAGATGTTTGAACTCAACTTTGCGCACCCATCTGATAAGAAGACGTGGATGGGGTGGAACTTGATATcaaatcttttgaacctgtAA
- the LOC137719896 gene encoding eukaryotic translation initiation factor 3 subunit K-like — translation MGREVLQQQQQQQVASAVEELLAVNPYNPDILPDLENYVNEQVSSQTYSLDANLCLLRLYQFEPNRMSTQIVSHILVKALMAMPSLDFSLCLFLIPERVQMEEQFKTLIVLSHYLETGQFSQFWDEASKNRHIVEAVPGFEQAIQAYAIHVLSLTYQRVPKSMLAEAINIEGLALDKFLEHHVANSGWILEKVQGRGQLIVLPRSEFNHPELKKNTDDGIPLEHVARIFPILG, via the exons ATGGGAAGAGAGGTTctgcagcaacagcagcagcagcaggtgGCGTCCGCGGTGGAGGAGCTGCTCGCCGTGAATCCGTACAACCCCGACATCCTTCCCGATCTCGAAAACTACGTCAACGAGCAG GTTTCTTCGCAAACCTACAGTCTCGATGCCAATCTCTGCCTTCTTCGCCTCTATCAG TTTGAGCCAAATCGTATGAGCACCCAAATTGTGTCCCACATCTTGGTCAAG GCACTGATGGCAATGCCGTCTCTTGATTTCAGCCTTTGTCTCTTCTTAATTCCAGAAAGAGTG CAAATGGAGGAGCAGTTCAAGACACTAATTGTTCTATCTCACTATTTGGAG ACTGGACAATTCAGTCAATTCTGGGATGAAGCATCCAAGAATCGTCACATAGTTGAAGCTGTTCCAG GTTTTGAGCAAGCAATCCAAGCCTATGCAATTCATGTTCTTTCCTTGACTTATCAAAGGGTACCCAAATCTATGCTTGCTGAg GCTATCAACATCGAAGGTTTAGCCCTGGACAAGTTCCTTGAGCACCATGTAGCTAATAGCGGTTGGATTCTTGAGAAAGTTCAAGGCAGGGGTCAACTCATTGTCCTACCTCGAAGTGAATTTAACCATCCTGAGCTGAAGAAAAACACTGACGATGGCATTCCATTAGAGCACGTGGCTCGCATCTTCCCCATTCTTGGTTGA
- the LOC137719882 gene encoding phosphoinositide phosphatase SAC3-like — MASSENEPLSQLCGDETRPPPQHVDMQKFRLYGTRSNFYMIGRDKSRTYWRVLKIDRLDPCELNIREDSTTYTERECSDLLRRIHEGNKATGGLKFVTTCYGIVGFVKFLGPYYMLLITKRRQIGAICGHTVYAISKSEMIPLPNSSVQSSTTNSKNENRYKKLLSTVDLTKDFFFSYSYHVMCSLQKNMCKNEKGHVLYETMFVWNEFLTRGIRNHLQNTVWTVALVYGFFKQATFSISGREFKLTLIARRSRHYAGTRYLKRGVNEKGRVANDVETEQIVCEDVPEGFPMQISSVVQNRGSIPLFWSQETSRLNIKPDIILSKKDQNYEATRLHFENLVKRYGNPIIILNLIKTQEKRPRESILRTEFANAIDFINKDLSDENRLRFLHWDLHKHSRSKAINALLLLGKVATYALTLTGFFYCQVNPALRPDSVIKWASPGHFDSGNLSVEIHNANGDEVANGKEDADNIGCKPSGGRNIANGDHSVKPSMFQNGVLRTNCIDCLDRTNVAQYAYGLAALGHQLHALGAIDNPRIDLDAPLADDLMGFYERMGDTLAHQYGGSAAHNKIFSERRGQWRAATQSQEFFRTLQRYYSNAYMDAEKQDAINVFLGHFQPQEGKPALWELDSDQHYYSGRDETKDKDLDGRSIFKRCYSDGNILRESSSPISSTHVKQKFTNPCMPDRSQQESKILSESSPDISTSESDIAFSRYTPSMPRRQLFGEFQRFRCESDHIYYSEQGDSYNFSNFVDLDWLSSSANSCEEEPFERSSVLTNSPIEGQSSENVVNGIMGDPTPSTSEYGSSLKGKEQTGTGLSLNNGESSNVLEEYPDSFVNWVNFGETLCH; from the exons ATGGCGTCCTCAGAGAATGAGCCTCTGTCTCAATTGTGTGGCGACGAAACTCGGCCTCCTCCTCAACACGTAGATATGCAGAAATTCCGGCTTTATGGGACTCGATCG AACTTTTACATGATTGGGAGAGATAAGAGTAGAACATATTGGAGAGTGCTAAAGATTGACCGGTTGGACCCTTGTGAGCTTAACATTCGTGAAGATTCTACTACGTACACCGAAAGAGAATGTTCTGACCTGTTGAGGCGGATACATGAAGGGAACAAGGCCACTGGTGGATTGAAGTTTGTTACCACTTGTTACGGAATTGTTG GATTTGTAAAATTTCTGGGGCCCTATTACATGCTGCTTATCACGAAAAGAAGACAAATAGGTGCCATATGTGGTCATACGGTCTATGCAATTTCCAAGAGTGAAATGATACCACTTCCAAATTCTTCTGTCCAATCCAGTACCACTAATTCTAAAAATGAAAACAG ATATAAGAAGCTCTTAAGCACAGTGGACCTTACAAAGGACTTCTTTTTCAGCTACTCATACCATGTTATGTGTAGTCTGCAAAAGAACATGTGTAAGAATGAGAAAGGACATGTCCTTTATGAAACCATGTTTGTCTGGAATGAGTTCTTAACTCGGGGAATTCGGAATCACCTCCAAAATACCGTTTGGACAGTTGCATTGGTTTATGGCTTCTTTAAACAG GCCACTTTCTCTATATCTGGACGTGAATTCAAGCTGACCCTTATTGCAAGACGTTCGCGTCATTATGCGGGCACCAG GTATCTGAAACGAGGTGTTAATGAGAAGGGAAGAGTAGCTAATGACGTTGAGACAGAACAGATTGTCTGTGAGGATGTTCCTGAGGGGTTTCCTATGCAAATAAGTTCTGTTGTGCAGAACCGGGGCTCAATCCCTCTATTTTGGTCACAGGAAACCTCACGTTTAAATATCAAACCAGATATAATAT TGTCAAAGAAGGACCAAAACTATGAAGCCACTAGGCTTCACTTTGAAAATCTTGTCAAGAGATATGGGAACcccataattattttgaatctGATCAAG ACACAAGAGAAGAGGCCTCGAGAGTCCATACTGCGTACAGAGTTTGCTAATGCAATTGATTTCATTAATAAAGACCTATCTGATGAGAACCGTCTGAGATTCCTTCACTGGGATCTCCACAAGCATTCCCGGAG CAAAGCTATAAATGCTTTACTACTCTTGGGCAAGGTGGCTACATATGCCTTGACACTAACTGGGTTCTTCTATTGTCAAGTTAACCCAGCACTGCGACCTGACAGTGTCATTAAGTGGGCTTCCCCTGG GCATTTTGACAGTGGTAACTTGTCTGTTGAAATACATAATGCTAATGGTGATGAGGTAGCTAATGGTAAAGAGGATGCCGATAACATAGGGTGTAAACCAAGTGGAGGCAGAAATATTGCAAATGGTGATCATTCTGTCAAGCCATCCATGTTCCAGAATGGGGTGCTTAGAACCAACTGCATAGACTGTCTGGATCGCACAAATGTTGCTCAGTATGCATATGGGTTGGCTGCATTGGGACACCAGCTTCATGCTTTGGGGGCTATAGACAATCCAAGGATAGACCTCGATGCTCCTTTGGCTGATGACTTGATGGGATTTTACGAAAGAATGGGTGACACACTTGCACACCAGTACGGTGGTTCCGCTGCTCATAACAAG ATATTTTCTGAGAGAAGGGGTCAGTGGAGAGCAGCAACTCAGTCTCAGGAGTTCTTTAGAACTCTTCAACGGTATTACAGCAATGCTTACATGGATGCAGAGAAGCAAGATGCAATTAATGT ATTTCTTGGGCATTTTCAACCACAAGAAGGTAAACCTGCACTGTGGGAATTGGATTCTGACCAACATTATTACTCTGGGAGGGATGAAACAAAAGATAAGGATCTAGATGGAAG GTCCATTTTCAAAAGATGTTATTCAGATGGCAACATTCTTCGAGAAAGCAGCTCACCTATTTCATCCACACATGTTAAGCAGAAATTTACAAACCCTTGTATGCCTGATCGATCACAACAAGAAAGCAAGATTCTTTCAGAGTCATCACCTGATATATCAACTTCTGAGAGTGATATTGCATTTTCAAG GTACACTCCTTCAATGCCTCGCAGGCAACTTTTTGGAGAGTTTCAAAGATTCCGGTGTGAAAGTGATCATATTTACTATTCCGAACAAGGAGATTCGTACAACTTCTCAAACTTTGTTGACCTAGACTGGCTATCATCATCTGCAAATTCTTGTGAGGAGGAGCCATTTGAGAG GTCGTCAGTACTTACAAACTCTCCAATTGAGGGGCAATCATCGGAGAATGTTGTTAATGGAATAATGGGGGATCCGACTCCGTCTACGAGTGAATATGGATCAAGCTTGAAG GGGAAGGAGCAGACAGGAACGGGGTTGTCCCTTAATAATGGGGAGAGTTCCAATGTTCTCGAGGAGTACCCCGATAGCTTTGTGAACTGGGTCAACTTCGGAGAGACGCTATGCCACTGA
- the LOC137741859 gene encoding suppressor of mec-8 and unc-52 protein homolog 2-like yields MTSSKKSYKEKVARRKEEKAAEQPELPKYRDRAKERREDQNPDYEPTELGSFHAVAPPGNIDLRAAEVQKLSIEKSKYLGGDVEHTHLVKGLDYALLNKVRSEIDKKPDDGDETDAKSRASKEDQKISFRTATAKSVYQWIVKPHAVIKTNEMFLPGRMSFIFNMEGGYTHDIPTTLHRSKADCPQAEEAVTVNVDGSVLDRIAKIMSYLRLGSSGKVLKKKKKEKDARGTGKISVVGNEYDGEDKSLKPDEGILKKETRREILPPPPPPPPRKNHIDSKAQEGPTVARVDEDDIFVGDGVDYVVPGKDLSQSPLSEDMEESPRNKERVSYFDEPAYGPVQPVQSYGVPQEWQDMNGYDAAQTQTMDGAYQGEWPEYQYAEQMAYPEQYLQANMEGYDEQTGLNMQDPRFMTQEEKDRGLGSVFKRDDQRLQQLREKDAREKDPNFISESYSECYPGYQEYNREVVDSDDEDDLSKMDMGGRAKGRLHRWDFETEEEWATYNEQKEAMPKAAFQFGVKMQDGRKTRKQNKDQKITNDLHKINKILARKKMEKDMDGEGGGYYDDDEQPGKKIRV; encoded by the exons ATGACTTCGTCGAAGAAAAGTTACAAGGAGAAAGTTGCCCGCCGCAA GGAGGAGAAAGCGGCGGAGCAACCGGAGTTGCCGAAGTACAGAGACAGAGCTAAGGAGCGAAGGGAAGATCAAAATCCCGATTATGAGCCGACTGAATTGGGTTCTTTTCATGCCGTTGCGCCTCCCGGAAACATTGATCTCCG GGCAGCTGAGGTACAGAAGTTGTCCATTGAGAAGAGCAAGTATCTTGGAG GTGATGTGGAACACACACATTTGGTCAAAGGATTAGATTACGCTTTACTTAACAAAGTAAGAAGTGAGATTGACAAAAAGCCAGATGATGGAGATGAGACTGATGCAAAATCTAG AGCATCTAAGGAAGaccaaaaaatttcatttcgCACTGCTACTGCAAAG TCAGTGTACCAATGGATAGTCAAGCCCCACGCCGTTATCAAAACCAACGAGATGTTCCTACCTGGTAGAATGTCATTCATTTTTAACATG GAGGGAGGATACACTCATGACATCCCAACCACCTTGCATAGGAGTAAAGCTGACTGTCCACAGGCAGAG GAAGCAGTAACTGTCAATGTTGATGGTTCTGTACTTGACCGAATTGCTAAAATTATGTCATATCTTCGTCTTGGATCTTCTGGGAAGGTtctcaagaagaaaaagaaggaaaaagatgCAAGAG GTACAGGAAAGATTTCAGTCGTTGGTAATGAGTATGATGGAGAGGATAAGTCCTTGAAGCCTGATGAAGGGATTTTGAAGAAGGAAACTAGAAGGGAGATTTTGCCACCACCCCCTCCACCCCCTCCCAGGAAAAATCACATAGATTCAAAAGCACAAGAAGGCCCAACTGTTGCCAGAGTAGACGAGGATGACATTTTTGTTGGGGATGGTGTTGACTATGTTGTTCCTGGTAAAGACTTGAGTCAAAGCCCTCTCTCCGAGGACATGGAAGAGTCTCCTCGAAACAAGGAAAGAGTTTCTTATTTTGATGAACCTGCTTATGGTCCTGTCCAACCCGTCCAATCCTACGGGGTGCCTCAGGAATGGCAAGATATG AACGGATACGATGCGGCACAAACACAAACTATGGACGGTGCCTACCAGGGAGAGTGGCCAGAATACCAATATGCTGAGCAAATGGCTTATCCTGAACAATACCTCCAGGCAAATATGGAGGGTTACGATGAACAAACAGGCTTAAACATGCAGGATCCACGCTTTATGACTCAAGAGGAGAAGGATCGGGGTTTAGGATCTGTGTTTAAGCGGGATGACCAAAGACTTCAACAATTGAGGGAGAAGGATGCCCGAGAAAAGGATCCAAACTTCATCTCGGAGAGTTATTCTGAATGTTACCCTGGTTATCAAGAATATAATCGCGAGGTGGTAGACAGTGATGATGAAGATGACTTGTCAAAAATGGACATGGGTGGACGA GCTAAGGGTCGTCTTCACCGGTGGGACTTCGAGACAGAAGAAGAATGGGCAACATACAATGAGCAAAAGGAAGCTATGCCCAAGGCAGCTTTTCAGTTTGGTGTGAAGATGCAGGATGGTCGTAAGACACGAAAGCAAAACAAGGACCAGAAGATCACTAATGACCTGCACAAGATCAACAAGATACTTGCTAGAAAGAAGATGGAGAAGGATATGGACGGTGAGGGTGGCGGCTATTATGACGATGATGAACAGCCTGGCAAGAAGATTCGAGTTTGA
- the LOC137740624 gene encoding uncharacterized protein, with product MESFEGRVSYSSLAKIDRHQPQFHYGDEYVGSDWPEPEHCGKVSYPAVASKPEKHDYSYQFPLESEDFVDGCEYDSSEEPCDLSQTNTQPEVNLKNVLTGVFAILTGRNKAPGLPSDNQLPNSNVSFLGSEKNGDTCLHSSVYIPSAPPLLEPTTFNYNAYKDVLEAEPPEWLPDSSTTGCMQCTLPFTALTRGRHHCRFCGGIFCRTCSKGRCLLPVKFRERNPQRVCDACYDRLDPLQGILINSISNAAQAAKHDVIDWTCTRGWLNLPVGFSMEQEIYKASNTLRSYSQVARLNPEWSIPAAVLKGAKGLAILTVAKAGALLSYKLGTGLVIAQRSDGSWSAPSSIFSVGLGWGAQIGGELMDFIIVLHDLKAVKTFCSRMHFSLGAGCSAAAGPIGRVLEADMRAGDRGSGMCYTYSCSKGAFVGVSLEGNIVATRMDTNLQFYGDPYLTTSDILLGTVDRPKAAEPLYTALKNLYSSLQC from the exons ATGGAGAGCTTTGAGGGGAGAGTTTCGTATTCGTCCCTTGCAAAGATAGACAGACACCAACCCCAATTCCACTATGGTGACGAGTATGTCGGTTCCGATTGGCCCGAGCCAGAACACTGCGGGAAAGTTAGTTATCCGGCAGTAGCATCCAAGCCCGAGAAGCATGATTATTCGTACCAGTTTCCTCTTGAGTCCGAGGATTTTGTTGATGGCTGCGAGTATGATTCGAGCGAAGAGCCTTGTGATTTATCTCAGACTAATACGCAACCGGAAGTCAATTTGAAGAATGTGCTGACTGGGGTATTTGCCATTCTGACTGGCCGGAACAAGGCACCGGGTCTTCCATCAGACAATCAGCTACCCAATTCGAATGTTTCATTTTTGGGCTCAGAAAAAAATGGTGATACATGCTTGCACTCGTCGGTTTATATACCCAGTGCTCCACCCCTGCTTGAGCCAACAACGTTTAATTACAACGCATACAAAGATGTTTTGGAAGCTGAGCCCCCTGAGTGGCTTCCTGATAGTTCTACTACAGGTTGCATGCAGTGCACTTTGCCTTTTACTGCACTTACTCGTGGAAGACATCATTGTCGGTTCTGTGGGGGAATTTTCTGCAGAACATGTAGTAAAGGAAGGTGCTTGTTGCCTGTCAAGTTTAGGGAGAGGAATCCGCAGAGGGTCTGCGATGCCTGCTATGATAGGCTAGATCCTTTACAGGGTATTCTAATTAACAGCATCAGCAATGCTGCACAAGCAGCCAAGCACGATGTCATCGATTGGACGTGTACAAGAGGATGGTTAAATCTTCCTGTTGGGTTTTCCATGGAACAGGAGATATACAAAGCATCCAACACATTGAGAAGTTACTCCCAG GTTGCTAGGTTGAATCCTGAGTGGTCTATACCCGCAGCTGTTCTTAAAGGAGCCAAAGGTCTGGCAATCCTAACAGTTGCTAAAGCTGGTGCACTTCTCTCTTACAAACTTGGTACTGGTTTGGTAATTGCTCAAAGGTCTGATGGATCATGGTCTGCCCCGTCATCCATATTTTCTGTTGGCTTAGGATGGGGCGCACAG ATTGGGGGTGAGCTTATGGACTTCATCATTGTGCTTCACGATTTAAAAGCTGTGAAAACATTTTGTAGTCGCATGCATTTTTCTCTTGGCGCTGGGTGTAGTGCTGCCGCAGGACCTATTGGTAGAGTGCTGGAAGCAGACATGCGCGCTGGAGACAGAGGTTCTGGAATGTGCTATACATACAGTTGTAGCAAAG GTGCATTTGTTGGAGTATCATTGGAAGGGAACATTGTGGCCACGAGGATGGATACCAATCTACAGTTTTATGGTGACCCTTACTTGACGACTTCTGATATACTACTCGGAACTGTGGACAGACCAAAGGCTGCTGAGCCCCTGTATACAGCCCTGAAAAACCTCTACTCCAGTCTACAGTGCTAG